GCAGCAGTATTAGTCCATAGAGCCATTGGGAACAATCTTACCTGTGTATTTGTAGATCATGGACTCCTAAGAAAAAACGAAGGTGATCAAGTAGAGGAAGTCTTTAGAAATAGATTCCATATGAATCTTATAAGAGTAAATGCTCAGGAAAGATTTTTAAGCAAGCTTAAGGGAGTAACTGACCCTGAAGTGAAGAGAAAGATAATAGGAGAAGAGTTTATAAGAGTATTTGAAGAGGAAAAAAACAAGCTTGGTCATATTGACTACTTAGTACAGGGAACCATATATCCAGATATAGTGGAAAGCGGTGCTGATGGAGCCGCTATTGTAAAAAGTCATCACAATGTGGGCGGACTTCCAGAGGATGTTGATTTTGAACTAGTAGAGCCTCTTAAAACTCTTTACAAAGATGGAGTTAGGGAAGTAGGCAGACAGCTAGGCATACCAGATGAAGTAGTTAACAGACAGCCATTTCCAGGACCAGGACTTGGTGTAAGAGTATTAGGCGAGATAACTGAAGAAAAGCTTAAAATTGTAAGAGAAGCAGACTGGATATTTAGAGAAGAAATAAAAATTGCAGGTCTAGAAAATAAAATCTGGCAATACTTTGCAGCGCTTCCTAATATAAAAAGCGTAGGAGTAGTAAATGGTGAAAGAACATATTTCCACACAATAGCTCTAAGAGCAGTACATTCAACAGATGGAATGACCTCTGATTGGGCAAGAATCCCTTATGAAGTACTTGAAAAAGTATCAAAAAGGATAACAAGCGAAGTAGAAGGAGTTAATAGAGTAGTATATGATGTGACAACTAAACCTCCTGCTACTATTGAGTGGGAGTAGTACCCAGTGAAACGAGCGATAGTGAAGTTGAACTGTAGGTACTACACCTGTCAGGGTTGGCGAGATTTCTACCGACTGTAAGGAGGTAGAAGTCCGAAACCTACGGTGTGGAGTAGCAAACAAAAGTCTTGGAACCTTTGGAAACAGAGGGACCAAGACTTTTTTATTTTTTGAAAGTACTAAAATAGTACTATTATTATTTTGATTATATTCATTTGGGTGTCCATATACAGTTAGAAACTCCAAGATATATGAAGGTCTGGAGAGTGTAAATGTCAATCCCAAATTGCACAGGACGTAACGGGGGAATGAAAACAGAGAATTACAATGAATGGGTAAAGCTAATGAATCAGATAGATGTGATAATAGATGAGCAGATAAAGCATATAATAGTGTATAGTTTGTAGAAAAGGGACTGAAAGGGCCTTTTTCTTTGCCCATATTTAGGCAATATATGTTATAATATCTTTAAATATAAAAAGTAAACCTTTATAAAATGGAGGCCACTATGGGATACAATTATGACAAATTATGGAAACTACTAATTGACAAGAAAATGAATAAAGAAGAACTTCGAAAAAGAACAGGTATGTCCTCAACTACTTTAGCCCGTATGGGTAAGGATGAAAATGTTAGCTTAGATGTATTGGGAAGGATATGTAAAGAATTAGAATGTGATATAGGAGATATTATTAGTTATAAAGGATAAAGGGGTATGATTTATGGAGAAACTCAACAACCAAGTTAAATCAAAACAAAGAATAGCAGATCATGGAGAGGTATTTACTTCAGAAAGAGAAGTTAATGCTATGTTAGACCTAGTAAAACAAGAAACAGAAAGAATAGATAGCCGTTTTTTAGAACCAGCATGTGGAACAGGAAATTTCCTTGCAGAGATTCTAAACAGAAAGCTAAAGGTAGTAAAAAGCAGATATTTAAAGAATAAATCTGATTATGAAAAATATGC
Above is a window of Proteiniborus ethanoligenes DNA encoding:
- a CDS encoding helix-turn-helix domain-containing protein; amino-acid sequence: MGYNYDKLWKLLIDKKMNKEELRKRTGMSSTTLARMGKDENVSLDVLGRICKELECDIGDIISYKG